One window from the genome of Nicotiana sylvestris chromosome 9, ASM39365v2, whole genome shotgun sequence encodes:
- the LOC138877994 gene encoding uncharacterized protein encodes MEIGEPSMRYTHTNEATNKEELRVNLDLIEERREATLIQMAAQKQMIEIYYNMKANLRYFKIGEVVLKKVFRSTKATNAGKLSPNWERPYRVRGIAGKEAYELETMDGKVLPSNWNAIHLKKYYF; translated from the coding sequence ATGGAAATAGGTGAACCAAGCATGAGGTACACGCATACCAATGAAGCAACAAATAAGGAAGAGTTACGGGTAAATTTGGATTTGATAGAAGAAAGGAGAGAAGCAACATTAATTCAAATGGCAGCTCAAAAGCAGATGATTGAAATATATTATAACATGAAAGCCAATTTGaggtacttcaagattggggaagTCGTCCTCAAAAAGGTGTTCCGGTCAACAAAAGCGACAAACgcaggaaagttgagtccaaatTGGGAAAGACCATATAGGGTTAGAGGCATTGCTGGAAAAGAAGCGTATGAGTTGGAAACCATGGACGGAAAGGTGTTACCATCAAATTGGAATGCAATCCATTTGAAAAAGTATTACTTCTAA